AGAGTATCTTCAGCACTCTCCTGTATCTTCTTTTCTCCAATATTCCAAGTATCTGGATTATGACAAAATTTACATCTCAATGGACACCCTTGTAAAAAAACTACAAATCTTATTCCTGGTCCATCTACAGTTCCCATACTCTCATAAGAGTGAATATTTCCTAAAACCATTTTAACACCTCTCAAATATTATTAAAGAGAGGGCGTACCCTCTCTTTTTATTACATCTTTCCACTAATAGTTCTTGATAATACGTCTAACTGTTGCTCTCTTGTAAGTCTTACAAAGTTAACTGCATATCCAGAAACTCTTATTGTTAGTTGAGGGTACTTATCTGGGTTTGCCATAGCATCCTCTAATAACTCTCTATCAAATACATTGACATTTAGATGTTGTCCTCCTTGTGGAGTGAAGTATCCATCCATCAATGTTACTAAATTCTCAACCCTATCCTCTCTAGTTTTTCCTAAAGCAGCTGGAGAGATAGCAAATGTATAAGAGATTCCATCTTCAGAATGGTGGAATGGTAATTTTGCAACTGAAGCAAGTGAAGCTACTGCCCCTCTAGTATCTCTTCCATTCATTGGGTTTGCTCCCGGTGCAAAAGGTGTTCCTCCTCTTCTTCCATCTGGAGTATTTCCAGTTTTCTTTCCATATACAACATTTGATGTTATTGTTAAAATTGATTGAGTAGCCTTAGAGTTTCTATATGTTCCATGAGTTCTTAGATAGTTCATAAATTTCTCAACTATTTGAACTGCTAATTCATCTGTTGAATCCTCATCATTTCCAAACGGGATATAATCTCCCTCTCTTTCAAAATCTACTACTAAGCCATCTTCATTTCTTATAACTTTAACCTTAGCATCTCTTATAGCTACCAATGAGTCTACAACTATTGAAAGTCCAGCTATTCCACTAGCCTGTGTTCTTTCAACATTTAGATCATGTAATCCCATAGCAAAAGCTTCATAAGAGTATTTATCATGCATATAGTGAATTATCTTTAGAGCATTTACATAAGTTCCCGCTAACCATTTCATCATCTGGTCAAACTTTTCCATTACATCATTGTACTCTAAATATTCTCCAGTAACTGGAGCAAATTTAGGTGCTACCTGTGCTCCACTCTTCTCATCTCTTCCACCATTGATAGCATAAAGTAGTGTTTTAACTAGATTTGCTCTAGCTCCAAAGAACTCCATTCCCTTTCCTATCTTCATAGGTGATACACAACAAGCTATTCCATAATCATCTCCAAGTTCTGGTCTCATTAAATCATCATTTTCATATTGAATAGATGATGTATCAATAGAAACCTTTGAACAATATTTTTTCCAATTTTCTGGAGAGTTTACTGACCATAGAACTGTTAAGTTTGGTTCAGGTGCAGGTCCTAAGTTATAAAGTGTGTGTAAGTATCTAAAAGATGTCTTAGTTACTAAAGTTCTTCCATCTACCCCTTGTCCACCTATTGATTCTGTTACCCAAGTAGGATCTCC
This DNA window, taken from Candidatus Fusobacterium pullicola, encodes the following:
- the pflB gene encoding formate C-acetyltransferase, with the protein product MEFWNGFKGQLWQREINVRDFIQENYTPYSGDESFLVGPTEKTKKVWNKLTEMFKVEREKGIYDTETKMPQSITTYGPGYIDKDSEVIVGLQTDAPLKRGIFPKGGLRMVKNALEAYGYQIDPVTEEIFTKYRKTHNEGVFSAYTDDIRAARKSGIITGLPDAYGRGRIIGDYRRVALYGVDRLIEDKKDQLKQLEAGDFNEDIIRRREEVSEQIGALKEFVKMCSSYGFDVTRPAKDAKEAVQFLYFAYLAATKDQDGAAMSLGRTSTFLDIYIERDLKAGVITEEEAQELIDQFIIKLRIIRFLRTPEYNDLFSGDPTWVTESIGGQGVDGRTLVTKTSFRYLHTLYNLGPAPEPNLTVLWSVNSPENWKKYCSKVSIDTSSIQYENDDLMRPELGDDYGIACCVSPMKIGKGMEFFGARANLVKTLLYAINGGRDEKSGAQVAPKFAPVTGEYLEYNDVMEKFDQMMKWLAGTYVNALKIIHYMHDKYSYEAFAMGLHDLNVERTQASGIAGLSIVVDSLVAIRDAKVKVIRNEDGLVVDFEREGDYIPFGNDEDSTDELAVQIVEKFMNYLRTHGTYRNSKATQSILTITSNVVYGKKTGNTPDGRRGGTPFAPGANPMNGRDTRGAVASLASVAKLPFHHSEDGISYTFAISPAALGKTREDRVENLVTLMDGYFTPQGGQHLNVNVFDRELLEDAMANPDKYPQLTIRVSGYAVNFVRLTREQQLDVLSRTISGKM